The genomic region GACGGAGAGCGCCCTGTCAGCCGCCGGTCCGGCTCGTTGACAGGGCAGGACCGCAGTGCTCCGCCGCCGGTCCGGCAGCCCGTCAGCGGAGCACCACCGCCCGTACACACAGCACATCGGGCAGATGGGAGGCCAGCTGCTCCCAGGTGTCGCCGTCGTCCGCGCTCGCGTACACCTCGCCGTTGCGATTGCCGAAGTAGACTCCCGCCGGGTCGGCGTCGTCGGTGCAGAGCGCGTCACGCAGCACCGTGCCGTAGTGGTCACCGTCCGGAAGGCCCTGAGTGAGAGGCTCCCAGGTCTCTCCCGCGTCCTGGGTACGGAACACTCGGCAGCGGCGCCCGGCGGGGACCCGGTCCGCGTCGGCGTTGATCGGGAAGACGTAGAACGTGTCCGCGCGATGCGGGTGCGCGGCGGCGGCGAAACCGAAGTCCGAGGGAAGGCCCGCGCCGATGTCCTTCCAGTGCTCCCCGGAGTCGTCGCTGCGGAACACACCCCAGTGGTTCTGGAGATAGAGCCGGTCGGGGTCGGCCGCGTCCCGGGTCACCTTGTGCACGCACTGGCCGAACTCGGGGTCAGGGTCCGGCAGGAAGACGGCGGAGACGCCCTTGTTCGACGGCGCCCAGCGCTCGCCGCCGTCCTCGGTGCGGAACACTCCCGCCGTGGAGACGGCGACGGTCACGGCCCCGGCGTCCCTCGGGTCGGTCAGGATGGTGTGCAGCCCCTCGCCACCCCCGCCCGGCACCCACTTGGACCGCGTGGGGTGCTCCCAGAGAGGGCGGACCAGCTCGAAGGACTCGCCGCGGTCGTCCGACCGGAACAGCGCCGCGGGCTCGGTTCCCGCGTAGACGACGCCGGGGGCCTCCGGCCCCGCCGGCTGCAGCTGCCAGACCCGCTCCAGCGAAGCCCCGGTGAACTGCGGGAACTTCACGGCAGGTTGCTTCGGCTCCACCCAGGTCGCGCCCAGGTCGTCGGAGTGGAACACCGAAGGGCCCCAGTGCGCGCTGTCGCCGCCGACCAGCAGCCGGGGCTTCTCACCGCGGGTGTCGATCGCGATGGAGTAGATCGCCTGCGCGTTGAAATGCGGATCGCCGAAGGTCCAGGAGCCGCGGTGTCCGCGGCCGATGAAGAGTCCCTTGCGGGTGCCTACGGTGAGCAGTACGTCGGTCATGACAGGGCCTCCCGAAACGCCGTTGTGCCGGTTGGGGCCAGTCTGCACCCGGCCACTGACAACGGCCGGGAGACGCGGCGCCGGCCCACCTCACAACGCCCGGCGGGAGAGCGCGAGCCAACGGCGCGGGACTGCCGGGGCGCTCGGCAGGGCGGCGCCACCGTCACCCGTCCAGCTGCTCCGGAGGGGCCTCGCGAGTGCGGATCAGCAGCCGGGTCGTGCTGCCGTCCGCCTCCTCGATGTCCCGGACGTGCCGGAAACCGAGACGCCGCAGCAGAGTCAGCGAGGGGACGTTCCCGGCCGCCACCGTGGCGTACACCTCGCGCAGTCCGAGCCGGCCGAAACCCTGGCCGACGAGCGCCGCGGCCAGCTCGGTGCCGAGCCCACGGCCCCAGGCGTCCGGGGCGAGCGCGTAGACGATCTCGTGCCCGCCGGACTCCGGGGTGTGCTTGATCTCCGCGTGGCCCACGGTCGCGGTGCCTTCCCGGACCGCCCACACGTCGAAGAGCCCGCGCGCGTACACCTCGGTGAAGACCCGCCCGAAGAGGGCACGGTCCTCGGCCTCCGTGGACGGGCCCTCGCCCATCCAGCGGGAGACCCGCACATCCTGGAACAGGGCGACGAACGCCTCCTCGTCGCCCGGCGTGTACGGGGTCAGCAGCAGACGGTCCGTCCTCACCTCGGGGGTCGTGGCCACCGATCAGCGCACCGGCGGGGCCGTGCTGCTGCGCACCACCAGGCTCGTCGCCAGGTCGACCCGGGTGGTCGCCGGCTGCCTGCCCCGGCCGAGGTCGAGGACCAGCCGGGCCGCGGTCTCGGCCATCTCTATGAGGGGCTGGCGCACCGTGGTGAGCGGCGGGCCGATCCAGCGGGTGAGCGGCAGGTCGTCGAAGCCGACCACACTGAGGTCCTCCGGGATCCGCAGTCCCAGCTCGCGCGCGGCCTCGTAGACACCGAGCGCCTGCAGGTCGTCCCCGGCGAAGATGGCCGTGGGCGGTTCCGGCAGACGCAGCAGCTCCAGGGCCGCCGTGTAGCCGCCCTCGTGGTTGAACTCGCCCTCCCGGACCAGCTCGGGGTCCATCGGGACGCCCGAGGTCTCCAGAGCGGCACGGTAGCCGTCGATCCGGGCGCGGCTGCACATCATGCGGGCCGGCCCACCGATGACACCGATCCGGCGATGGCCCAGGCCCGTCAGATGGCGGGTCGCGGCGAGCCCGCCCTGCCAGTTGGCCGCCCCGACCGAGGGGATGTCGTCCCCGGGGTCGCCCGCCGGATCGACGACGACGAAGGGGATGGAACGGCTCGTCAGCTGGGCACGCTGCGCCGCGTCGAGGTCCGAGAGCACCAGGATCACTCCTGCCGGGCGGCGCGCCAGCACACCGTCCACCCACGTCTGGCCCGGGGTGAGACGGCCCGCGCTCTCCGAGAGGACCAGGCTCAGGCCCTCCTCCCTCGCGACGTTCTCGACTCCCCGGACGACCTCCATCGCCCACGCGCTGTCCAGCTCGTGGAAGACCAGGTCGATGAGCTGGGACTGCTGGGAGGCGCCGCGCCTGCGGCGGTAGCCGTGCCGCAGCAACAGCTCCTCCACCTTCGTACGCGTACCTGGGGCGACATCGGCGCGGCCGTTCAGCACCTTCGAAACTGTCGGAGCCGAAACTCCGGCCGCTCGGGCGATCTCCGCCAGCGTGGCGGTGCTCTCCGACGACTCGTCGACGGGCGCCTTCTCCTGTTGGGGCTGGACCTTTGCAGGGCTCATGCACGAATCGTAGCTCCCCCGCAGCCCTGGACAGGCGTCTGGGCAAGGTTGGTAAATCCTTGCTCCTGCCCTCTTGACGCGCCCGAAACACGACCGTACGGTTCCGGCAACATTCGAAAGCCACGCCGAAACATTCGACAGAGGGTGCGGTCATGCGGTCGGGGATATTCACTCAGGGCACACGTACGACGAGATGGGCCGCGGCGGGCGCGGCGATGGTCATGGCCGGTGTGCTGGCCGGCTGCGGATCCGGGAGCGGCGGGAGCGACGACGGGACCATCACCGCTTACGTCTACGGGGACGACGCGGTCAAGGTTCAGCAGGCGGCGGTCGACACGTTCAACAAGACCTCCAAGGTCAAGGTGAAGCTGGTTCCGGTCCCCGGCGCCGACTACGTGAACAAGCTGCGCAGCGCCATGGGCTCGCCCAGCGCCCCGGACGTCTTCTTCAACTGGGGCGGCGGGTCCATCAAGCCGTACGTCGACTCCGACGACCTGGTCGATCTGACCTCGACGGTCAAGAACGACGCCACGCTGAAGGACGGCTTCATTCCTTCGATCATGACCGCCGGCGGTCTCGAAGGGAAGATCTACGGGGTGCCCATGCGCGGCATGCAGCCCGTGATGCTCTTCTACAACAAGACCCTCTTCGCCGAGCACAAGATCGAGCCGCCGAAGACCTGGGAAGACCTCCAGGCGGCGATCAAGACCTTCAAGACCGCCGGGATCATCCCCTTCGCGCTCGGCGGCTCGGAGAAGTGGCCCGAGCTGATGTGGATGGAATACCTGCTGGACCGGATCGCCGGCCCCGAGGTCTTCAAGAAGATCCAGGACGGCGACACCGAAGGCTGGGGCGACCCCGCAGTGCTCAAGACGGCGCAGACCGTCAAGGAGCTGATCGACCAGGGCGCCTTCGGCAGGAACTTCAACTCCGTGGACTACGGCAGCGGAGCGGCGCCGACACTGCTCAGCAAGGGCAAGGCCGCCATGCACCTCATGGGTTCGTGGGAGTACTCGACCCAGCTGGGCAAGGCCCCCGAGTTCGCCAAGAAGGACCTCGGCTGGACCGCCTTCCCGACGGTCGCCGGCGGCGTGGGGGACCCCGCGAACGTGGTGGGCAACCCCACCAACTACTGGTCGGTCAACGCCCGGACCAAGCACAAGGACACCGCGATCGCCTTCCTGAAGGCGATGGCGTCGAAGACCTACGCGCAGGCCCTCGTCGACAACGGTGACGTGCCCACCACGTCCAACGCGGCCTCGATGCTGAGTGGTTCACCCAACCCGGAGTTCGCCACCGACCAGTACGAAATGGTGCAGAAGGCCCCGAGCTTCACTCTCTCGTGGGACCAGGCGCTCGAATCCCAGTACGCCACGCCACTGCTCACGGAGATCAGCAAGCTGTTCGCCGGCAAGACGACCCCGGAGCAGTTCGTCGAAGCGATGAAGGCCGCGAAGTAACGATGTCCCACCACACTCCGGTCGCGAAGAGCCACGGAGACAGGAAGGCGGCCGTCGGCAACGTCGGCCGCCCGCCGGTCGCCTGGGCCGTTCCCGGCATCCTCTTCTTCGCCGTCTTCGCGATCGTCCCTCTGGCGATCGCCGTCTATCTCTCCTTCTGCGAGTGGGACGGGCTGGACTCCCCGGTCTTCACGGGCCTGGACAACTGGACCCGGCTGTTCAAGGACTCCGAATTCGGCCAGGCAGCCTGGCTGAGCCTCCTGCTCACCACGATCAGCTGGGTCTTCCAGACCCCGGTGGCCCTGCTGCTCGGTGTATGGGCAGCGGGCCGCCAGCGCAGCCGCGCCTTCCTGTCCGCGATCTTCTTCGTCCCGCTGCTGCTCTCCACCACCGCCATCGCGATGCTGTTCCGCGCCCTGCTGGACCCCAACTTCGGGGTGATCCAGACGATCGGGCCCTGGCTCGGCATCGACCCCAACGTCATGGGATCGTCCACCGGCGCCCTGCTCGTGGTGGCGTTCGTCGGCGGCTGGCAGTTCATGCCCTTCCACACGCTGATCTACCAGGGCGGCGCCCGGCAGATCCCGGAGGTCCTCTATCAGGCCGCCTCCATCGACGGCGCGGGCATGGTGCGGCAGTTCTTCCACATCACCCTGCCGCAGCTCCGCCACACGATGACGACCTCGTCGATCCTGATGATCGTCGGCTCGCTGACGTACTTCGACACCGTGCTCATCATGACCAAGGGCGGCCCCGGCACGGACACGACGATCCTGCCCTACCTGATGTACCGGACCGGCTTCCAGACGTACGACCTCGGCTACGCGGCGGCCATCGCCACGGCTCTCGTCGTCGTGGCCACCAGTATCTCGCTGATCATGGTCCGCCTCAGCGGCTTCGGGACCATGCGGTCCACCCGGGAAGGTATGTGACGAGATGTCGATCGACACCCGCCCCGCTTCGCCTCGGCAGCGCACTGCACCCACACCGCCGCGTCGCGGCCGCCCGGTCCGCCGGCGCAGGTCCCCGGGCAACCCCGTGGCCGGCATCGGCTCGCTGATCTGGCTCGTGATCGTCCTGGTGCCGCTCTACACGCTGGTCTCCGCGTCGCTGATGCGGCAGGACGAGGCACTGAACGGCGACCCGCTGGCCATCCCCTCGGA from Streptomyces sp. QL37 harbors:
- a CDS encoding extracellular solute-binding protein; this translates as MVMAGVLAGCGSGSGGSDDGTITAYVYGDDAVKVQQAAVDTFNKTSKVKVKLVPVPGADYVNKLRSAMGSPSAPDVFFNWGGGSIKPYVDSDDLVDLTSTVKNDATLKDGFIPSIMTAGGLEGKIYGVPMRGMQPVMLFYNKTLFAEHKIEPPKTWEDLQAAIKTFKTAGIIPFALGGSEKWPELMWMEYLLDRIAGPEVFKKIQDGDTEGWGDPAVLKTAQTVKELIDQGAFGRNFNSVDYGSGAAPTLLSKGKAAMHLMGSWEYSTQLGKAPEFAKKDLGWTAFPTVAGGVGDPANVVGNPTNYWSVNARTKHKDTAIAFLKAMASKTYAQALVDNGDVPTTSNAASMLSGSPNPEFATDQYEMVQKAPSFTLSWDQALESQYATPLLTEISKLFAGKTTPEQFVEAMKAAK
- a CDS encoding sugar ABC transporter permease produces the protein MSHHTPVAKSHGDRKAAVGNVGRPPVAWAVPGILFFAVFAIVPLAIAVYLSFCEWDGLDSPVFTGLDNWTRLFKDSEFGQAAWLSLLLTTISWVFQTPVALLLGVWAAGRQRSRAFLSAIFFVPLLLSTTAIAMLFRALLDPNFGVIQTIGPWLGIDPNVMGSSTGALLVVAFVGGWQFMPFHTLIYQGGARQIPEVLYQAASIDGAGMVRQFFHITLPQLRHTMTTSSILMIVGSLTYFDTVLIMTKGGPGTDTTILPYLMYRTGFQTYDLGYAAAIATALVVVATSISLIMVRLSGFGTMRSTREGM
- a CDS encoding glycosyl hydrolase; translation: MTDVLLTVGTRKGLFIGRGHRGSWTFGDPHFNAQAIYSIAIDTRGEKPRLLVGGDSAHWGPSVFHSDDLGATWVEPKQPAVKFPQFTGASLERVWQLQPAGPEAPGVVYAGTEPAALFRSDDRGESFELVRPLWEHPTRSKWVPGGGGEGLHTILTDPRDAGAVTVAVSTAGVFRTEDGGERWAPSNKGVSAVFLPDPDPEFGQCVHKVTRDAADPDRLYLQNHWGVFRSDDSGEHWKDIGAGLPSDFGFAAAAHPHRADTFYVFPINADADRVPAGRRCRVFRTQDAGETWEPLTQGLPDGDHYGTVLRDALCTDDADPAGVYFGNRNGEVYASADDGDTWEQLASHLPDVLCVRAVVLR
- a CDS encoding GNAT family N-acetyltransferase, which produces MATTPEVRTDRLLLTPYTPGDEEAFVALFQDVRVSRWMGEGPSTEAEDRALFGRVFTEVYARGLFDVWAVREGTATVGHAEIKHTPESGGHEIVYALAPDAWGRGLGTELAAALVGQGFGRLGLREVYATVAAGNVPSLTLLRRLGFRHVRDIEEADGSTTRLLIRTREAPPEQLDG
- a CDS encoding LacI family DNA-binding transcriptional regulator, producing the protein MSPAKVQPQQEKAPVDESSESTATLAEIARAAGVSAPTVSKVLNGRADVAPGTRTKVEELLLRHGYRRRRGASQQSQLIDLVFHELDSAWAMEVVRGVENVAREEGLSLVLSESAGRLTPGQTWVDGVLARRPAGVILVLSDLDAAQRAQLTSRSIPFVVVDPAGDPGDDIPSVGAANWQGGLAATRHLTGLGHRRIGVIGGPARMMCSRARIDGYRAALETSGVPMDPELVREGEFNHEGGYTAALELLRLPEPPTAIFAGDDLQALGVYEAARELGLRIPEDLSVVGFDDLPLTRWIGPPLTTVRQPLIEMAETAARLVLDLGRGRQPATTRVDLATSLVVRSSTAPPVR